The following proteins come from a genomic window of Streptomyces sp. GS7:
- a CDS encoding YncE family protein has translation MQRSPLASAPLGSAPGQKRRSAPLLSRHGRRLCWGSAGALLLPCVLVAAGAPPAPATRHVARYPVRVSAYVANSGSATVSVFDTRLERRVGNVQVGHGPTGVGAAPDGEAVYVANGRTDSASFIATGPRLTTAMVRVRRRPFAAMPTRDGRYVLVADFGSDAVSIISVRARQVVATLPVGPLPHSITTVPDGRAYVTDNGGGSVTVLGRGLRATRDIRVGDFPSGISSPPSGRRVYVSNTGSGTVSVIDTDTESVVATLPGGQAPLGNAVSPDGRRLYVADSARNCLLIIDIPARRVIGHVPVGVDPQGVAVTPDGRRVWVTNEQSDTVSVIDPFTQRVRATLPTGHEPEGIAITPR, from the coding sequence ATGCAGCGTTCTCCCCTGGCCAGCGCGCCGCTCGGTAGCGCACCGGGCCAAAAACGTCGGAGCGCACCGCTCCTGTCCCGCCACGGTCGCCGCCTCTGCTGGGGCTCGGCCGGCGCCCTGCTGCTGCCGTGCGTACTGGTCGCGGCCGGCGCACCGCCGGCCCCCGCGACCCGGCACGTGGCGCGCTATCCCGTGCGCGTCAGCGCCTACGTCGCCAACAGCGGCTCGGCGACCGTCTCGGTTTTCGACACCCGTTTAGAGCGCAGGGTCGGCAACGTCCAAGTGGGCCACGGCCCGACCGGCGTGGGAGCGGCTCCGGACGGTGAAGCGGTCTACGTCGCCAACGGCCGTACCGACTCGGCTTCCTTCATCGCCACCGGTCCCCGGCTGACCACGGCCATGGTGCGGGTGCGGCGCCGGCCCTTCGCGGCGATGCCGACCCGCGACGGCCGCTATGTGCTGGTGGCCGACTTCGGCTCGGACGCCGTCTCGATCATCAGCGTCCGGGCTCGCCAGGTGGTCGCCACCCTGCCGGTGGGGCCGCTGCCGCACAGCATCACCACGGTCCCGGACGGGCGTGCCTACGTGACCGACAACGGCGGTGGCTCGGTGACCGTGCTCGGCAGGGGCCTGCGTGCCACCCGGGACATCCGGGTGGGAGACTTCCCCAGCGGGATCAGTTCGCCGCCCTCCGGCCGCCGGGTGTACGTCTCCAACACCGGTTCCGGCACCGTGTCGGTCATCGACACCGACACCGAGTCCGTGGTGGCCACCCTGCCCGGGGGCCAGGCACCGCTGGGCAATGCCGTCAGCCCGGACGGCCGCCGCCTCTACGTCGCCGACTCGGCCCGGAACTGCCTGCTGATCATCGACATCCCCGCCCGCCGCGTCATCGGCCACGTCCCCGTCGGCGTCGATCCGCAGGGTGTCGCCGTCACCCCCGACGGCCGACGGGTGTGGGTGACGAACGAGCAGTCCGACACCGTATCGGTCATCGACCCCTTCACCCAGCGGGTCCGCGCCACCCTGCCGACGGGACACGAACCCGAAGGCATCGCCATCACGCCGCGCTGA
- a CDS encoding DsbA family protein: MAKDKARKEESPEQASRSSQGKWRNYVVIAGGIAVVYGAAALLGHSVRASRPTTVEAPTSAVASGAGTTKLALPVKPTIPVTLTIFEDPRNPHSRDFAQRFAPTLDQLLASGQVQINYRLVTQSDKRYGGSGASEAAAAAACAQDQGRLTAYMDQIWKNQPAPTNDALKNRKLLIALAKKAGKINHDDFSLCVDRTERMGWVKESQADYAAAGLGELPVVQINDRTIPGGAAALTPSKLTSLVNKEVQKVMASVPATPQG, from the coding sequence TTGGCGAAGGACAAGGCGCGCAAGGAAGAGTCTCCTGAACAGGCGTCGCGCAGCAGCCAGGGCAAGTGGCGTAACTATGTGGTGATAGCGGGTGGCATCGCCGTCGTGTACGGAGCCGCGGCCCTCCTGGGGCACAGCGTGCGCGCGTCCAGGCCGACCACCGTGGAAGCCCCGACGAGCGCCGTGGCGTCCGGAGCGGGCACGACGAAGCTGGCGCTTCCGGTGAAGCCCACCATTCCCGTCACGCTCACCATCTTCGAAGACCCGCGCAATCCGCACTCGCGGGACTTCGCCCAGCGCTTCGCTCCCACGCTCGACCAGCTGCTGGCATCCGGGCAGGTCCAGATCAACTACCGTCTGGTCACGCAGAGCGACAAGCGGTACGGCGGCAGCGGGGCGTCCGAAGCCGCGGCCGCCGCGGCCTGCGCCCAGGACCAGGGGCGGCTCACCGCGTACATGGACCAGATCTGGAAGAACCAGCCGGCCCCGACGAACGACGCACTCAAGAACCGCAAACTGCTCATCGCGCTGGCCAAGAAGGCCGGAAAGATCAACCACGACGACTTCTCGCTGTGTGTCGATCGAACCGAGCGCATGGGGTGGGTGAAGGAGTCGCAGGCCGACTACGCGGCCGCGGGCTTGGGCGAGCTTCCCGTCGTGCAGATCAACGACCGCACGATTCCGGGTGGCGCCGCCGCCCTGACGCCGAGCAAGCTGACCAGCCTGGTGAACAAAGAGGTGCAGAAGGTCATGGCCTCCGTCCCTGCCACTCCGCAGGGTTGA
- a CDS encoding DUF6131 family protein, translated as MIILGVLLLVIGFVTGIAVLWTIGVVLLVVGAVLWLLGAAGRAVGGRRHYW; from the coding sequence ATGATCATTCTTGGTGTTCTTCTCCTCGTCATCGGCTTCGTCACGGGAATCGCCGTGCTCTGGACCATCGGCGTGGTGTTGCTGGTCGTCGGGGCGGTTCTGTGGCTTCTGGGGGCTGCGGGGCGCGCCGTCGGCGGTCGCCGTCACTACTGGTAG
- a CDS encoding HEAT repeat domain-containing protein — protein MLGFVSTDNEALVSCLGDPHRAAAAYRGLLRRGAGALDAVRAGLHDEDPAVREGCCRLLDHLVDTDSMDQLIAMADDPDPRVRIAAFHALACDRCKGDTCAPGADRVLAPALRHLSADPDAHVRAMAVELAGKFAHTDTDALAALRTSHAQDPSPAVRKKAGWYLPGGTIYERTVPRALG, from the coding sequence ATGCTGGGATTCGTCAGTACCGACAACGAAGCCCTCGTCTCGTGCTTGGGCGACCCGCACCGCGCAGCGGCGGCCTACCGTGGGCTGCTGCGGCGCGGTGCGGGCGCCCTGGACGCCGTACGCGCCGGCCTGCACGACGAGGATCCAGCCGTCCGCGAGGGCTGCTGCCGTCTTCTCGACCACCTGGTCGACACCGATTCCATGGACCAACTCATCGCCATGGCCGATGATCCCGACCCCCGGGTCAGGATCGCCGCGTTCCACGCACTGGCCTGCGACCGCTGCAAGGGCGACACCTGCGCCCCGGGCGCGGACCGGGTCCTCGCCCCTGCACTACGGCACCTCTCCGCCGACCCCGATGCGCATGTCCGGGCGATGGCAGTCGAGTTGGCCGGCAAGTTCGCCCATACCGACACCGATGCCCTCGCCGCCTTGCGGACGTCCCACGCGCAGGACCCGAGTCCCGCCGTCCGCAAGAAGGCGGGCTGGTACCTCCCCGGCGGGACCATCTACGAGCGGACCGTCCCCCGCGCGCTCGGGTAG
- a CDS encoding TetR/AcrR family transcriptional regulator, whose protein sequence is MRTVDPAKHRARRRHIVDVAAELFAAKGFERTTTAEICRTAGMSAGNLFHYFPNKRAIFHAVFEDEEHDGATKAERLAAALAADDPWTALLDTVDLLAAPALEPLTPALVVEAMVQACRDPELAALLSRDDEEERAAIATLLRKTAAAGRTDPSLDPDDTAAWVLALIAALHTSAATDPSFSPAAQLPMLRLMLRRFLRPGAGADPER, encoded by the coding sequence ATGCGGACGGTCGACCCGGCCAAACACCGGGCCCGACGCCGACACATCGTCGACGTCGCGGCCGAACTCTTCGCCGCCAAAGGCTTCGAGCGCACCACCACGGCAGAGATCTGCAGGACCGCCGGCATGAGCGCGGGCAACCTCTTCCACTACTTCCCCAACAAACGGGCCATCTTCCACGCCGTCTTCGAGGACGAGGAGCACGACGGCGCCACCAAGGCCGAGCGGCTCGCCGCCGCCCTCGCCGCCGACGACCCGTGGACCGCCCTCCTCGACACCGTGGACCTGCTCGCGGCCCCCGCCCTGGAGCCGCTCACCCCTGCCCTCGTCGTGGAGGCCATGGTCCAGGCTTGCCGCGACCCGGAACTCGCGGCGCTGCTGAGCCGAGACGACGAAGAGGAGCGGGCGGCCATCGCCACGCTGCTGCGGAAGACCGCCGCGGCAGGACGGACCGACCCGTCCCTCGACCCGGACGACACCGCGGCGTGGGTGCTGGCGCTCATCGCCGCCCTCCACACCAGCGCCGCCACCGATCCGTCCTTCAGCCCGGCCGCCCAACTGCCCATGCTGCGCCTGATGCTGCGCCGCTTCCTGCGGCCCGGGGCCGGCGCGGATCCGGAGCGCTGA
- a CDS encoding YqeB family protein → MGKRDQRDPAADGPTVLGRAMWSTVCSYLVLAVVGAGAGWLVGVLAGWLVTLPWAPMQGPARLLTSIPEPWLPVVGTVAGLVLGLVAQHEELVIRLTADRVTLTRKGREREFSRDAVATSFRDGGELVLLGHDGGELARQECDMDVRRLADAFTEYGYVWVDADPHRDDFRRWVPAAPGLPEGANALLTARQEVLKKKGPSGDDVRELRDELARLGVVVKDVRRRQYWRTIRGAGPAAD, encoded by the coding sequence ATGGGTAAGAGGGACCAGCGGGACCCGGCGGCGGACGGGCCCACGGTGCTCGGCCGGGCGATGTGGAGCACGGTCTGCAGCTACCTCGTCCTCGCCGTGGTGGGGGCGGGCGCCGGCTGGCTCGTCGGCGTCCTGGCCGGCTGGCTGGTGACCCTGCCCTGGGCGCCGATGCAGGGGCCGGCCCGGCTGCTGACGTCGATCCCCGAGCCCTGGCTGCCCGTCGTGGGTACGGTGGCCGGGCTGGTGCTGGGACTCGTCGCCCAGCACGAGGAGTTGGTGATCCGGCTGACGGCCGACCGGGTCACGCTCACCCGGAAGGGCCGGGAGCGGGAGTTCTCACGCGACGCCGTCGCCACGTCCTTCCGGGACGGCGGGGAACTCGTCCTGCTGGGCCACGACGGCGGCGAACTCGCCCGGCAGGAATGCGATATGGACGTCCGCCGACTCGCCGACGCCTTCACCGAGTACGGCTATGTGTGGGTGGACGCCGATCCGCACCGGGACGACTTCCGCCGCTGGGTCCCGGCGGCTCCCGGACTTCCGGAGGGCGCCAACGCCCTTCTCACGGCCCGTCAGGAAGTGCTGAAGAAGAAGGGCCCTTCGGGCGACGACGTCCGCGAACTCCGTGACGAGCTGGCCCGTCTCGGCGTCGTCGTGAAGGACGTGAGGCGACGCCAGTACTGGCGGACGATCCGGGGTGCGGGTCCGGCCGCGGACTGA
- a CDS encoding PadR family transcriptional regulator, protein MDDAELLDAHRQELRRGSVVLASLLALRTPGYGYGLLNELESAGMPVAGNTLYPLLRRLESQGLLTSEWDTTQARPRKVYRTSRDGARLAQALLREWRAIDTALTGLDPASAATSEGQSL, encoded by the coding sequence GTGGACGATGCTGAACTCCTTGACGCCCACCGGCAGGAGCTGCGCCGCGGCTCGGTGGTACTGGCGAGCCTGCTCGCGCTGCGGACGCCCGGATACGGCTACGGCTTGCTGAACGAGCTGGAAAGCGCAGGCATGCCGGTCGCCGGCAACACGCTCTACCCGCTGCTGCGCCGGCTGGAGAGCCAAGGGCTGCTGACCAGCGAGTGGGACACCACCCAGGCACGCCCACGCAAGGTGTACCGGACCAGCCGCGACGGCGCCCGCCTCGCCCAGGCACTGCTGCGCGAGTGGCGGGCGATCGACACGGCGCTGACCGGCTTGGACCCCGCCTCGGCCGCCACTTCGGAAGGACAGAGCCTGTGA
- a CDS encoding permease prefix domain 1-containing protein: MTATLTDRYVAATVRRVPDRQRREIERELRAVIADDIDARVQQGEGPDEAERAALTALGDPRLLAGRYAHHGVGLIGPDTYPGYRHALRSAAWSVLPTVYVVLALVHRAHGENAWAALLRPLGGTVNAAMYLAVCVTIPFVIADRVRRARPEADRTAGPWTPDRLPAADEPRPATTRDLVGTIVKGAALMAALFAQRVVSPVTSAGGAHVPIVNPALWHFWIPYFLTVLALTVAIDAAALRLRIGHPFTAIARVVLTAAGTLPLGWLFWQAKVFNPALAGSAGAPTTVAAPGSWIAWLAALVLTLATAGTLAQTVRVVRRGRAVTA; the protein is encoded by the coding sequence GTGACCGCCACCTTGACCGACCGGTACGTCGCCGCCACCGTACGGCGGGTGCCCGACAGGCAGCGGCGCGAGATCGAACGCGAACTGCGCGCCGTCATCGCCGACGACATCGACGCCCGTGTCCAGCAGGGCGAGGGGCCGGACGAGGCGGAGCGCGCCGCGCTCACCGCGCTCGGTGATCCCCGGCTGCTGGCCGGCCGCTACGCCCACCACGGTGTCGGGCTCATAGGCCCCGACACCTACCCCGGCTACCGCCACGCGCTGCGGAGCGCAGCCTGGAGCGTGCTGCCGACGGTCTACGTCGTGCTCGCCCTCGTCCACCGGGCCCACGGGGAGAACGCGTGGGCCGCGCTGCTCCGCCCGTTGGGCGGCACCGTGAACGCGGCGATGTACCTCGCCGTCTGCGTGACCATCCCGTTCGTGATCGCCGACCGCGTGCGCCGCGCCCGTCCGGAGGCGGACCGCACCGCGGGCCCCTGGACCCCGGACCGGCTGCCCGCCGCCGACGAGCCGCGCCCGGCCACCACCCGCGACCTGGTGGGCACGATCGTCAAGGGAGCCGCCCTGATGGCGGCACTGTTCGCCCAACGGGTGGTCTCACCGGTCACCTCCGCCGGCGGCGCGCATGTGCCGATCGTCAATCCGGCCCTCTGGCACTTCTGGATCCCCTACTTCCTCACCGTGCTCGCCCTCACCGTCGCGATCGACGCGGCCGCCCTGCGGCTGCGCATCGGCCATCCGTTCACCGCCATCGCCCGCGTCGTGCTCACCGCCGCCGGCACACTCCCGCTCGGCTGGCTGTTCTGGCAGGCGAAGGTGTTCAACCCCGCGCTCGCCGGCAGCGCGGGCGCGCCGACGACCGTGGCCGCACCGGGCAGCTGGATCGCCTGGCTCGCCGCCCTCGTCCTCACCCTGGCCACCGCGGGCACCCTCGCGCAGACCGTGCGTGTCG